One stretch of Sebastes umbrosus isolate fSebUmb1 chromosome 5, fSebUmb1.pri, whole genome shotgun sequence DNA includes these proteins:
- the b3gnt7 gene encoding UDP-GlcNAc:betaGal beta-1,3-N-acetylglucosaminyltransferase 7: MMNNRDRWRVFKSVSVMFFLAVVGLTVVQRGSINVVAPFELQRRARMDASEGADPGAAPEDSYRAMNSFWKASKRQTAPKARANTQKPRITEDNVVRTWDVTSSNCSANLNLSSQEWFRGLEDNFKQFMLYRHCRYFPMLFNHPEKCAGDVDLLMVIKSVATQHDRREVIRKTWGKEQLVDGKRVKTLFLLGKPSSVAERANHQKLVEYEDYIYKDILQWDFLDSFFNLTLKETHFLKWFHTYCPGVRYVFKGDDDVFVSVGNIFEFLESSSRAKDLFVGDVIFKAKPIRKKENKYYIPVALYNKTHYPPYAGGGGFLMDGTLARRLHWVADTLELYPIDDVFLGMCLEVLQVAPIKHNAFKTFGLVKNKNSKLNREPCFFKSMIVVHKLLPSDLMHMWNLVNSDLVCSQRVEIL, encoded by the exons AT GATGAACAACCGAGATCGCTGGAGGGTGTTCAAGAGTGTGAGCGTCATGTTCTTCCTGGCCGTGGTGGGGCTGACGGTCGTCCAGCGAGGGAGCATCAACGTGGTGGCTCCCTTCGAGCTCCAGAGGCGGGCTCGCATGGACGCCTCCGAGGGAGCGGATCCTGGAGCTGCTCCGGAAGACTCGTATCGGGCGATGAACAGCTTCTGGAAGGCCAGCAAACGCCAAACAGCGCCTAAAGCTCGGGCCAACACGCAGAAGCCCCGGATCACTGAGGACAACGTCGTCAGAACCTGGGATGTAaccagctccaactgcagcgcCAACCTCAACCTCTCGAGTCAGGAGTGGTTCAGGGGTCTGGAGGACAATTTCAAGCAGTTCATGCTTTATCGACACTGCCGCTACTTCCCCATGCTCTTCAACCATCCAGAGAAGTGTGCGGGGGACGTAGATTTGCTCATGGTGATAAAATCGGTGGCCACCCAACACGACCGAAGGGAGGTCATCCGAAAAACCTGGGGCAAAGAGCAGCTGGTTGACGGCAAGAGGGTAAAGACCCTCTTCCTTCTCGGTAAACCGTCCAGCGTGGCGGAGAGAGCGAATCACCAGAAGCTGGTGGAGTACGAGGACTACATCTACAAGGACATCCTCCAGTGGGACTTCCTGGATAGCTTCTTCAACCTCACGCTCAAGGAGACTCACTTCCTCAAGTGGTTCCACACGTACTGCCCCGGCGTGCGCTACGTCTTCAAGGGGGACGACGACGTCTTTGTCAGCGTGGGGAACATCTTTGAGTTCCTAGAAAGCAGCAGCCGTGCGAAGGACCTGTTTGTGGGGGATGTGATTTTCAAGGCTAAACCCATTcgtaaaaaggaaaacaaatactATATCCCTGTGGCGCTGTATAATAAGACGCACTACCCTCCGTATGCAGGTGGAGGGGGTTTTCTGATGGACGGGACCCTGGCGAGGAGGCTCCACTGGGTGGCGGACACGCTGGAGCTCTACCCCATCGACGATGTCTTCTTGGGCATGTGTCTGGAGGTGCTCCAGGTCGCTCCTATAAAACACAACGCCTTTAAGACGTTCGGCTTGGTGAAAAATAAGAACAGCAAGTTGAACAGAGAACCTTGCTTCTTTAAGAGCATGATCGTGGTGCACAAGCTGCTCCCGTCGGATCTCATGCACATGTGGAATCTGGTCAACAGCGACCTGGTGTGCTCGCAGAGAGTGGAGATCCTATAG
- the ncl gene encoding nucleolin isoform X2 → MVKLAKAANKQATQKKKAPPPPKDVEEESSEEDSDEAEETPPPKAVKKATPAKATPVVKNGAAAKKAESDDEDDDDEDSEEESEEEAPPAKKTPAKAKPAPAKATPAKAAESDDDEEDDDESEEEAPPKKGAKPAAKAPVKAKPAEESSEEDESEEEAPAPKKATPAKPAAKQAAKAAKEESDDDEEDDSEEEMDTTPAPAKAKKAGMVKAKEESEEEEDDDDEEDDDDDDEDDEDSPVAPAKRKADGKKDTPAAKKAKAEGDGFCLFIGNLNSNKDFEEIKESLRKFFTKNGLDVAEVRLGGSKKFGYVDFATEEDMQKALELNGKKVMGQELKLDRARSKENSQEGKKERDARTLFVKNLPFSATVDDLKEVFEDAVDVRLPPGQNGSNRGIAYIEFKSEAEAEKMLEEAQGADVQGRSIMVDYVGDKSQKGAGVAAAGAACKTLVVNNLAFSATEEVLQSTFEKAVSIRIPQRDGRPKGFAFVEFESTEEAKDALENLNNTDIEGRSIRLEYSQNTGRDGGRGNSGPTKTLFVKGLSEDTTDQTLKDAFEGAAAARIVTDRETGSSKGFGFVDFNNEDDCKAAKEAMEEGEIDGSKVTLDYAKPKGEGGFRGGRGGGGFGGGGFRGGRGGGGFGGGRGFGGGFGGRGGGGRGGRGGPRGGGGRGRGGFGGGRGGGGGFGGKPQGKKIKFDD, encoded by the exons ATGGTGAAACTAGCAAAG GCAGCAAACAAGCAAGCAACTCAGAAGAAGAAAGCCCCTCCACCCCCTAAAGATGTGGAGGAGGAATCTAGTGAAGAGGACAGTGATGAGGCAGAAG agACTCCTCCACCTAAGGCGGTGAAGAAAGCCACACCAGCAAAAGCTACCCCAGTCGTAAAGAACGGAGCTGCTGCCAAAAAGGCAGAAAGTGACGATGAAGACGACGATGATGAGGATTCTG AGGAGGAGTCTGAAGAGGAGGCCCCCCCAGCAAAAAAGACCCCTGCAAAGGCTAAACCTGCACCAGCCAAGGCAACTCCTGCAAAGGCTGCAGAGTCAGATGATGACGAAGAGGATGATG ATGAGTCCGAAGAAGAGGCCCCACCCAAGAAAGGAGCTAAACCTGCTGCCAAGGCCCCAGTGAAGGCAAAACCTGCAGAGGAGTCCTCTGAGGAAGATGAGTCTGAAGAAGAGGCCCCAGCCCCCAAAAAGGCTACTCCTGCTAAACCAGCTGCCAAACAGGCTGCAAAGGCTGCCAAAGAGGAGTCTGACGATGATGAAGAAGATG ACTCCGAAGAGGAGATGGACACCACTCCAGCCCCAGCAAAGGCAAAGAAAGCAGGCATGGTCAAGGCCAAGGAAgagtctgaggaggaggaggatgatgatgacgaggaggatgatgatgatgatgatgaagacgatGAGG ATTCCCCAGTGGCTCCTGCAAAGAGGAAGGCCGACGGCAAGAAAGACACACCTGCTGCCAAGAAAGCAAAGGCAGAAGGAGATG gGTTCTGTCTTTTTATTGGAAACTTGAACTCCAACAAAGACTTTGAAGAAATCAAAGAATCCCTGAGGAAATTCTTCACCAAGAACGGTCTGGATGTTGCTGAGGTCCGGTTGGGTGGATCCAA GAAATTTGGTTATGTGGATTTTGCAACTGAAGAGGACATGCAGAAGGCACTGGAGCTCAACGGCAAAAAGGTCATGGGTCAGGAGTTGAAGTTGGACAGGGCCCGAAGCAAAGAGAACTCACAGGAGGGCAAGaaag AGAGGGATGCACGGACACTGTTTGTGAAAAACCTTCCTTTCTCTGCGACTGTTGATGACCTGAAGGAAGTCTTTGAGGATGCAGTTGACGTCAGGTTACCACCAGGCCAGAATGGTTCAAACAGAGG CATTGCCTACATCGAATTCAAGAGTGAGGCTGAAGCAGAGAAGATGCTGGAGGAGGCTCAGGGAGCCGACGTACAGGGGAGGTCCATCATGGTCGACTATGTTGGAGATAAGAGCCAGAAAGGGGCCGGTGTGGCAG CGGCAGGAGCAGCCTGTAAAACACTGGTGGTGAATAATCTCGCCTTCTCCGCCACAGAGGAAGTCTTACAATCTACATTTGAGAAGGCCGTCTCTATTAGGATTCCACAGAGAGATGGCAGACCTAAAGG TTTTGCTTTTGTAGAGTTTGAGAGCACAGAGGAGGCTAAGGACGCTCTAGAAAACCTCAACAACACAGATATCGAAGGCCGGTCGATCCGACTGGAGTACAGCCAGAACACTGGCAGAGACGGGGGCAGAGGAAACTCAG GTCCAACAAAAACCCTCTTCGTCAAGGGTCTCTCTGAGGACACAACAGACCAGACACTCAAGGATGCGTTCGAGGGCGCCGCAGCAGCCAGGATAgtcacagacagagagacagggtcATCAAAAGG CTTTGGCTTTGTGGACTTTAACAACGAGGATGACTGCAAAGCAGCCAAGGAGGCCATGGAGGAAGGCGAGATCGATGGCAGCAAGGTGACCCTGGACTACGCCAAGCCCAAGGGCGAAGGCGGCTTCCGTGGAGGTCGAGGCGGCGGTGGGTTCGGCGGCGGCGGCTTCCGTGGAGGTCGAGGCGGCGGTGGATTCGGCGGCGGCCGTGGATTTGGTGGCGGCTTCGGCGGTCGCGGTGGTGGTggcagaggaggaaggggaggccCCCGTGGAGGAGGTGGACGCGGACGTGGTGGCTTTGGAG GTGGAAGAGGTGGTGGCGGTGGATTTGGCGGCAAACCCCAGGGGAAGAAGATCAAGTTTGACGACTAA
- the ncl gene encoding nucleolin isoform X1, with amino-acid sequence MVKLAKAANKQATQKKKAPPPPKDVEEESSEEDSDEAEEETPPPKAVKKATPAKATPVVKNGAAAKKAESDDEDDDDEDSEEESEEEAPPAKKTPAKAKPAPAKATPAKAAESDDDEEDDDESEEEAPPKKGAKPAAKAPVKAKPAEESSEEDESEEEAPAPKKATPAKPAAKQAAKAAKEESDDDEEDDSEEEMDTTPAPAKAKKAGMVKAKEESEEEEDDDDEEDDDDDDEDDEDSPVAPAKRKADGKKDTPAAKKAKAEGDGFCLFIGNLNSNKDFEEIKESLRKFFTKNGLDVAEVRLGGSKKFGYVDFATEEDMQKALELNGKKVMGQELKLDRARSKENSQEGKKERDARTLFVKNLPFSATVDDLKEVFEDAVDVRLPPGQNGSNRGIAYIEFKSEAEAEKMLEEAQGADVQGRSIMVDYVGDKSQKGAGVAAAGAACKTLVVNNLAFSATEEVLQSTFEKAVSIRIPQRDGRPKGFAFVEFESTEEAKDALENLNNTDIEGRSIRLEYSQNTGRDGGRGNSGPTKTLFVKGLSEDTTDQTLKDAFEGAAAARIVTDRETGSSKGFGFVDFNNEDDCKAAKEAMEEGEIDGSKVTLDYAKPKGEGGFRGGRGGGGFGGGGFRGGRGGGGFGGGRGFGGGFGGRGGGGRGGRGGPRGGGGRGRGGFGGGRGGGGGFGGKPQGKKIKFDD; translated from the exons ATGGTGAAACTAGCAAAG GCAGCAAACAAGCAAGCAACTCAGAAGAAGAAAGCCCCTCCACCCCCTAAAGATGTGGAGGAGGAATCTAGTGAAGAGGACAGTGATGAGGCAGAAGAAGAG ACTCCTCCACCTAAGGCGGTGAAGAAAGCCACACCAGCAAAAGCTACCCCAGTCGTAAAGAACGGAGCTGCTGCCAAAAAGGCAGAAAGTGACGATGAAGACGACGATGATGAGGATTCTG AGGAGGAGTCTGAAGAGGAGGCCCCCCCAGCAAAAAAGACCCCTGCAAAGGCTAAACCTGCACCAGCCAAGGCAACTCCTGCAAAGGCTGCAGAGTCAGATGATGACGAAGAGGATGATG ATGAGTCCGAAGAAGAGGCCCCACCCAAGAAAGGAGCTAAACCTGCTGCCAAGGCCCCAGTGAAGGCAAAACCTGCAGAGGAGTCCTCTGAGGAAGATGAGTCTGAAGAAGAGGCCCCAGCCCCCAAAAAGGCTACTCCTGCTAAACCAGCTGCCAAACAGGCTGCAAAGGCTGCCAAAGAGGAGTCTGACGATGATGAAGAAGATG ACTCCGAAGAGGAGATGGACACCACTCCAGCCCCAGCAAAGGCAAAGAAAGCAGGCATGGTCAAGGCCAAGGAAgagtctgaggaggaggaggatgatgatgacgaggaggatgatgatgatgatgatgaagacgatGAGG ATTCCCCAGTGGCTCCTGCAAAGAGGAAGGCCGACGGCAAGAAAGACACACCTGCTGCCAAGAAAGCAAAGGCAGAAGGAGATG gGTTCTGTCTTTTTATTGGAAACTTGAACTCCAACAAAGACTTTGAAGAAATCAAAGAATCCCTGAGGAAATTCTTCACCAAGAACGGTCTGGATGTTGCTGAGGTCCGGTTGGGTGGATCCAA GAAATTTGGTTATGTGGATTTTGCAACTGAAGAGGACATGCAGAAGGCACTGGAGCTCAACGGCAAAAAGGTCATGGGTCAGGAGTTGAAGTTGGACAGGGCCCGAAGCAAAGAGAACTCACAGGAGGGCAAGaaag AGAGGGATGCACGGACACTGTTTGTGAAAAACCTTCCTTTCTCTGCGACTGTTGATGACCTGAAGGAAGTCTTTGAGGATGCAGTTGACGTCAGGTTACCACCAGGCCAGAATGGTTCAAACAGAGG CATTGCCTACATCGAATTCAAGAGTGAGGCTGAAGCAGAGAAGATGCTGGAGGAGGCTCAGGGAGCCGACGTACAGGGGAGGTCCATCATGGTCGACTATGTTGGAGATAAGAGCCAGAAAGGGGCCGGTGTGGCAG CGGCAGGAGCAGCCTGTAAAACACTGGTGGTGAATAATCTCGCCTTCTCCGCCACAGAGGAAGTCTTACAATCTACATTTGAGAAGGCCGTCTCTATTAGGATTCCACAGAGAGATGGCAGACCTAAAGG TTTTGCTTTTGTAGAGTTTGAGAGCACAGAGGAGGCTAAGGACGCTCTAGAAAACCTCAACAACACAGATATCGAAGGCCGGTCGATCCGACTGGAGTACAGCCAGAACACTGGCAGAGACGGGGGCAGAGGAAACTCAG GTCCAACAAAAACCCTCTTCGTCAAGGGTCTCTCTGAGGACACAACAGACCAGACACTCAAGGATGCGTTCGAGGGCGCCGCAGCAGCCAGGATAgtcacagacagagagacagggtcATCAAAAGG CTTTGGCTTTGTGGACTTTAACAACGAGGATGACTGCAAAGCAGCCAAGGAGGCCATGGAGGAAGGCGAGATCGATGGCAGCAAGGTGACCCTGGACTACGCCAAGCCCAAGGGCGAAGGCGGCTTCCGTGGAGGTCGAGGCGGCGGTGGGTTCGGCGGCGGCGGCTTCCGTGGAGGTCGAGGCGGCGGTGGATTCGGCGGCGGCCGTGGATTTGGTGGCGGCTTCGGCGGTCGCGGTGGTGGTggcagaggaggaaggggaggccCCCGTGGAGGAGGTGGACGCGGACGTGGTGGCTTTGGAG GTGGAAGAGGTGGTGGCGGTGGATTTGGCGGCAAACCCCAGGGGAAGAAGATCAAGTTTGACGACTAA
- the nppc gene encoding C-type natriuretic peptide: MNLSYLVACGLMVTLLSVRMGAKPLSQAQQKSLRNLLGEELAEFLESEESERQLDAVRSRIRLLRDLRMDTQRARGMWARLLNDQPAPRRHKSGTKKGGSTSRSGCFGHKMDRIGTISGMGC; this comes from the exons ATGAACTTGTCGTACTTGGTAGCGTGTGGACTTATGGTCACCCTGCTCTCAGTAAGGATGGGGGCAAAACCTTTATCTCAGGCGCAGCAGAAG TCTCTTAGGAATTTGCTGGGCGAGGAGCTGGCGGAGTTTCTGGAGTCGGAGGAGAGTGAGAGGCAGCTGGACGCTGTGCGCTCTCGGATACGGTTACTGAGAGATTTACGCATGGACACCCAGAGGGCCAGAGGGATGTGGGCTCGTCTCCTCAACGACCAGCCCGCACCAAGGAGACACAAATCCGGGACGAAGAAAGGAGGCTCCACGTCGAGGAGCGGCTGCTTCGGACACAAGATGGACAGGATAGGAACCATCAGTGGCATGGGATGCTAA